TCCCTTCGTGATGCACAACGACGTCGTCATCATCCGCAAAAGTCAGGACTGGGGACGTCTGAACGGATTGATCTGCGCAGTGCGCATCGACGGATCCATCACCCTGAAAAAACTGGCGTTGGACGACAAACGCAAGCTCATCATGCTGATGTCCATCAACGAGGAATACAAGCCGATTTTAATCGATCCGAACGAACACGAGGACGTATCGCTGATCGGTTCGCTGCACTATCTCCTGCGCAAATTACAGTAAGTATCGCGCTTAACAGGCACATCAGCTCTCATGCGGTGTTTTCCGGATGAGGCAAAGGAGTATTTGTAATGATTCTGGAAGTATTGATCGCCCTAAATCTGGTTCTGGGCTTGGCGGTTCTGGCGATCGTCATCCGTTCTTTCCGTAAAAAAGAAGGCGGAGACGCGTTTCTGGAACCCTTGAAAGAGCTGTCCGCGCGTGTGGATTCGTTTGAAAGATACCTTAGGGACGACGTTCAGCGCCTGCGCAGCGACCTTTTGGAGATCGGTTCCCAAATCCGGATGGAGATGAGCGCATCGATCTCGCTGCTTTCCAATAACCTGAAAACTGAAAACAAGACCAATCGCGAGGAACAGAGTAAATCCCTTTCCGACCTCAGCGAATCGCTCTCACGCAAGATGCAGGAACTTACATCCACTCAACAGACGCAATCTGACGCTCTCAAGGACTCGCTTGAAAACCGCATGGAACAGATCCGCGCCAATAATGAGACCAAGCTGGAAGAGATGCGCAAAACCGTGGATGAAAAACTGCACGATACCCTGGAAAAACGCCTCGGTGAATCATTCAACCAGGTGAGCGAACGTCTCGAACTCGTGCACCAGGGACTGGGCGAAATGCAGTCTCTCGCCAGGGGCGTGGGTGATCTCAAAAAAGTGCTCACCAACGTCAAAACGAGAGGCGTGATGGGTGAAATGCAGCTCGACAACCTGCTGGAGCAACTCCTTGTCCCGGAACAATATGAACGCAATTTCAAACCCAATCCACGCAGGGACGAGCATGTGGAATTTGCCATACGTCTGCCCGGCAGGGATGAAGACCTGAAATCGGTCTATCTGCCCATTGACGCCAAATTTCCCATCGAGGATTATCACCGCCTCATCGATGCCTATGACAATAGCGATCTGGCAGGCATCGAAGCCGCACGCAAAAGCATGGTGACCCGCATCAAAGGCTGTGCCAGAGACATCCGGGACAAATACCTCAATCCGCCGTTGACGACGGATTTTGCGCTGCTCTTTCTACCCGTGGAAGGTCTCTATGCCGAGGTTTTGCGCAATTCCGGCTTGTTTGAAACCGTTCAACGCGAGTTTCATGTGATCATCGTGGGACCCACTACTATCGCTGCCATCCTCAATTCCCTGCAGATCGGATTTCGCACACTAGCCATCGAAAAACGCAGCAGCGAGGTCTGGAAACTGCTCAGCGCGATCAAGAGCGAATTTGCCAAATTTGGCGTCGTGCTGGAAAAAACGCAGAAAAAGATCCAGGAAGCGGGAAACGTGCTTGAAACAGCCCATCACCGTTCCAAACAGATCGAACGAAAACTGAACCGGGTGCAGGAAATCCCCGTCATCGAAGCCACGCAGATCCTTGATCTGGAAGAGCTTGCTCTTGAAGCTGACGAGGATGTTGATGAATAATCGGATAATTTACCTTGACGTTAAGAGCAGGCTTTTGCACATTGACGACACATTATGATTATGACGGATCCGTATGGATACTGGATCATAGGTGAACAACAGTAAACTTTAGAGGAGAATCAAAAGATGTTTCTAACCGGAAAACAAATGGGTGAGGTATTCCTCAAAGCCAAGCGCGAGCGCTTTGGCATCATTGCTTCCAATGTGGTGTTCGACACCCAGATCCGTGCCATCGTGCAAGGCTATGCCGCGGTCAAATCCGACGGTTTGATGCAAATGAGCGGTGGTGCCTGCAAATATGCCGCCGGCGAATCTCAGGATATCAAGATCGGCGCACAGCTCATCTCCACGATGATCAAAACCTTTTCCAGCCAGTTCAAAAACAGCGGCATCGGTCTGCACATCGATCACGCTACACCAAATTACTTTGATTTCATCGTCTATTGCATCGAAAACAAGCTCGTCACTTCCGTGATGATCGATGCCTCCCAAGAGGATTTGCCGGAAAATATCCGCATCACCAAAGAAGTGGTCGATGTCGCTCACAAACACGGCATCATCGTGGAAGGCGAGATCGGACACATCAAAGGCACGGAAGACGAGATCGTTTCGGACACCGAGCTTTATACCAAGCCGGAAGAGGCACTGGAATTTGTTCTAAAGACAAACGTCGATCTCTTTGCCGCATCGGTGGGCACCAATCATGGTGTCTCAAGGGGCGAAAACATCGTGCTGCGCCTCGATCTGATCAAATCCATCGACGAACTTCTGATCGCCCATAACGTGGAGCGTGGACTCGTTCTCCATGGAGCTTCCGGACTCACGGACGAACAGCAGCGCGTCGCCATCAAAAACGGAGTCGTTAAGATCAACAAAGACACCCACTATCAAATGGACATGGCAACCGCTATTCAGGCTTTTTGGGAAAAGGAAAAATATGCCATCGTCTGCCCGCCGGACGTCGATCCCGCAAGGTATGTGCCGAACAAGAGCAAGTTCGATCCCCGCAAATGGTTGGTCAAGGGTGAAGAAATGATGCAGGACACCGTTATGGGGTTTTG
The Candidatus Cloacimonadaceae bacterium genome window above contains:
- a CDS encoding DNA recombination protein RmuC; this encodes MILEVLIALNLVLGLAVLAIVIRSFRKKEGGDAFLEPLKELSARVDSFERYLRDDVQRLRSDLLEIGSQIRMEMSASISLLSNNLKTENKTNREEQSKSLSDLSESLSRKMQELTSTQQTQSDALKDSLENRMEQIRANNETKLEEMRKTVDEKLHDTLEKRLGESFNQVSERLELVHQGLGEMQSLARGVGDLKKVLTNVKTRGVMGEMQLDNLLEQLLVPEQYERNFKPNPRRDEHVEFAIRLPGRDEDLKSVYLPIDAKFPIEDYHRLIDAYDNSDLAGIEAARKSMVTRIKGCARDIRDKYLNPPLTTDFALLFLPVEGLYAEVLRNSGLFETVQREFHVIIVGPTTIAAILNSLQIGFRTLAIEKRSSEVWKLLSAIKSEFAKFGVVLEKTQKKIQEAGNVLETAHHRSKQIERKLNRVQEIPVIEATQILDLEELALEADEDVDE
- a CDS encoding class II fructose-bisphosphate aldolase yields the protein MFLTGKQMGEVFLKAKRERFGIIASNVVFDTQIRAIVQGYAAVKSDGLMQMSGGACKYAAGESQDIKIGAQLISTMIKTFSSQFKNSGIGLHIDHATPNYFDFIVYCIENKLVTSVMIDASQEDLPENIRITKEVVDVAHKHGIIVEGEIGHIKGTEDEIVSDTELYTKPEEALEFVLKTNVDLFAASVGTNHGVSRGENIVLRLDLIKSIDELLIAHNVERGLVLHGASGLTDEQQRVAIKNGVVKINKDTHYQMDMATAIQAFWEKEKYAIVCPPDVDPARYVPNKSKFDPRKWLVKGEEMMQDTVMGFCRVTGSADKSILT